Proteins from a genomic interval of Thermoanaerobacterium thermosaccharolyticum DSM 571:
- a CDS encoding DUF917 domain-containing protein: MKKIDVQMVEDIATGAALLGTGGGGDPYVGKLMAIQALKKNGPVNLIDIDEVPDEALIVPAAMMGAPTVLVEKIPSGKEIFKAFDSLKSYLGDEIFAVLPIEAGGVNSMIPIAVAAEKKLPLIDADGMGRAFPELQMVTFHLYGVSATPMVLADEKGNSLLLNTINNFWTENIARNATVVMGGSVMVAIYPMRGKDLKKAGIRNIVTKSAKIGQSIREARKNGNDPIETLLNTIESYVLFKGKINDVIRRTTGGFVRGEAHIEGIDQYKGETMTINFQNENLIARRNGKVVATVPDLICTVDAHTATPITTEGLRYGQRICILGIPCDKKWRSEKGIATVGPRYFGYDIDYVPVEELIKNC, translated from the coding sequence ATGAAAAAAATTGATGTGCAAATGGTTGAAGATATTGCTACCGGTGCTGCACTTCTTGGAACTGGTGGCGGGGGAGATCCGTATGTTGGCAAGTTGATGGCTATACAAGCTTTGAAGAAAAATGGCCCAGTAAATTTGATTGATATAGACGAAGTGCCTGATGAAGCATTAATAGTTCCAGCAGCAATGATGGGAGCTCCAACAGTATTAGTAGAGAAAATACCATCTGGCAAAGAAATTTTTAAGGCTTTTGATAGTTTAAAAAGTTATCTTGGTGATGAAATTTTTGCGGTTCTTCCAATTGAAGCAGGCGGTGTTAATTCAATGATTCCAATAGCAGTTGCTGCTGAAAAAAAACTTCCTCTTATAGATGCTGATGGAATGGGAAGAGCATTTCCAGAACTACAAATGGTTACATTCCATTTATATGGAGTATCTGCAACACCAATGGTTTTAGCTGATGAAAAAGGTAATTCATTATTACTTAATACTATAAATAATTTTTGGACAGAAAATATTGCAAGAAATGCGACGGTAGTTATGGGCGGTTCTGTAATGGTAGCTATTTATCCAATGCGTGGTAAAGATTTAAAAAAGGCAGGAATTCGAAATATTGTCACTAAATCAGCTAAAATTGGACAATCAATTAGAGAAGCTAGAAAAAATGGAAATGATCCCATTGAAACACTTTTAAATACAATAGAAAGTTATGTTCTTTTTAAAGGTAAAATCAATGACGTTATACGACGTACTACAGGTGGATTTGTTCGTGGAGAAGCTCATATTGAAGGTATTGATCAATATAAGGGTGAAACAATGACAATAAATTTCCAGAATGAAAATTTAATTGCTCGTCGAAATGGAAAAGTTGTAGCAACAGTGCCTGATCTTATATGCACAGTAGATGCACATACAGCAACACCTATTACAACTGAAGGATTACGTTATGGACAACGAATATGTATTCTTGGTATTCCATGTGACAAAAAGTGGAGAAGCGAAAAAGGTATAGCAACTGTTGGGCCACGCTATTTTGGATATGATATAGATTATGTTCCTGTCGAAGAATTGATTAAAAATTGTTGA
- a CDS encoding purine-cytosine permease family protein, protein MKGEDFALSRVPAEARRPMWEVFLIRFGAVVTLSQFIVGAELGYGMTLKETLIATLLGAVLLEIISFLCGVAGAWEGLSTSLLTRWSGFGRLGSSLIGLIIGISCIGWFGVQNSVFAEGVNQALGGIINVKILMFLTGILVTLLVVYGYKMLSYTASIAVPGFIIAIGIATYKLLSKYDINTLMNSMPPGPHLSLGTAITVVAGGFMVGAVITPDLSRYNRNGKDVFWMTILSIFAGELSVTFLAVLMSHAIKSADVVTIILNLGGWIAAALVILSTVKINDLNLYAASLGISNFLDAVFGIKINRAFLTIIIGLLGTLGSILGILDKFVAFLTILGIAIPPIGGIMVVDYFILRRYRNELIESRKQGQLPEVVEDWNPIAIISLVAAFLIGYFFKGGLNQTLNSLLSGMILYYLLMKAYMMFMPDKGAKFIQENIIGKEE, encoded by the coding sequence ATGAAAGGTGAAGACTTTGCTTTATCAAGAGTTCCTGCTGAGGCACGTCGCCCTATGTGGGAAGTATTTTTAATTCGTTTTGGAGCTGTGGTTACTCTTTCTCAATTTATTGTTGGCGCTGAACTTGGATATGGTATGACATTAAAAGAGACATTAATAGCCACATTACTTGGTGCTGTGCTTTTAGAAATTATAAGTTTCTTATGTGGAGTTGCTGGAGCGTGGGAAGGATTATCTACCTCACTATTAACGCGATGGAGTGGTTTCGGTAGATTAGGTTCAAGTTTAATTGGTTTAATTATTGGCATTTCATGTATAGGGTGGTTTGGAGTTCAAAATTCTGTTTTTGCCGAAGGTGTAAATCAGGCTTTAGGTGGTATTATTAATGTTAAAATTTTGATGTTTTTAACAGGAATATTAGTTACTTTATTAGTGGTTTACGGCTATAAAATGTTAAGCTATACTGCTAGTATTGCTGTACCAGGTTTCATAATAGCAATTGGCATTGCAACTTATAAATTATTGAGTAAGTATGATATAAATACACTAATGAATTCAATGCCACCAGGTCCTCACCTGAGTCTTGGGACTGCTATTACAGTAGTAGCTGGTGGATTTATGGTAGGTGCTGTTATAACACCTGATTTGTCTAGGTATAATCGTAATGGGAAAGATGTTTTTTGGATGACAATTTTAAGTATTTTTGCGGGAGAACTTTCGGTAACATTTCTAGCAGTTCTAATGTCTCACGCAATTAAGAGTGCAGATGTTGTAACTATAATTCTCAATCTTGGTGGCTGGATTGCTGCTGCATTAGTTATACTATCAACTGTTAAAATAAATGATTTGAATCTTTATGCAGCTTCGTTAGGAATTTCTAATTTTCTAGATGCTGTATTTGGCATAAAGATAAATAGAGCTTTTTTAACGATTATTATTGGACTTTTAGGTACATTAGGTTCCATCTTAGGAATATTGGATAAGTTTGTTGCATTTTTAACTATACTTGGTATCGCAATTCCACCTATTGGAGGAATTATGGTAGTAGATTATTTTATTTTAAGAAGATATCGTAATGAGTTAATAGAATCAAGAAAACAGGGGCAATTGCCAGAAGTTGTAGAAGATTGGAATCCAATTGCTATAATTAGTTTAGTTGCAGCTTTTCTAATTGGATACTTCTTCAAAGGTGGTTTAAATCAAACATTAAATTCATTGCTATCTGGTATGATTTTATATTATTTATTGATGAAGGCATATATGATGTTTATGCCGGATAAAGGAGCAAAATTTATTCAAGAAAATATAATTGGAAAGGAAGAATAA
- a CDS encoding colicin immunity domain-containing protein, producing the protein MKAVECLVELANKYLIGEIDAKSFSEKFESYFYETEEAIYDYDKKIYNVLDNIREAIAYYESDANIREKTKYLIGDDELNHKVKINLEKLKNISIKTA; encoded by the coding sequence ATGAAAGCGGTAGAGTGTTTAGTTGAATTGGCTAATAAATATTTAATAGGTGAGATAGATGCAAAATCATTTTCTGAGAAGTTCGAGTCATATTTCTATGAAACGGAAGAAGCTATCTATGATTATGATAAAAAAATTTATAATGTATTAGATAATATACGGGAAGCAATAGCATATTATGAGTCGGATGCAAACATTAGAGAAAAAACCAAGTATTTAATCGGTGATGATGAATTAAATCATAAAGTCAAAATAAATCTTGAAAAACTTAAAAATATTAGCATTAAAACTGCATAG